The region TGGTTTCTCCTCTGCACACTACACCTAATGTCATTATTCCCCAGACTGAGCGGCTCGGTACAAAGAGTCCTATGGGTACTTGACCCTtcctttctttcacttttgtCTCTTTACCATCATATCCTCCTGCTTACAATGTGTCGCATGTATTACTGTATACAGCCTCATCTGGTATTTTTGCAGGAACCAGTTTGGGATGCTGTTCAATTGTTGATATTGTTGCTGTATGTTTGTTATGAGCAATTACATCTTTCAAACATTATACTTTGTGTCTTGAGCTTTCCTCCAGttgattgtgtttatttatgtctgaTATTATGTTGGATCATTCTGTATAGTGTTTGATTGTTGATTacttttgttcatgttgtcaGTGAAGAGAAGCTGTCTAAATCCTGCCCATATCTTCCTGCCCAAACATTTACAGCTCCTTTCCACAGATATTATACAAAGTACAAAAAGGAGGGAAATTGTGATACAATTATTTAGCTGCCAAACAAATCATCTAAATTGGATCTGCTTGACAAATTTTTATATATGCCTAAAATCATATTGGACACAGTTAGATCAATACATATGCAATATTAAAAGACTTGGATGAGGGGTGAAAAACCTAATTGGAAAGCCTAATTGTGGCTTCAATTACATTAATTGTTTCTAGGTCATTTAGTAAACAGGTGTCAATTTGTAATGTTGATTTATTGCAGACTAGACTAGGCCCTGTGTTAAAGATGAAGGAGAGAGCAGTCATCACTCCTTTCATCAAATTACAGGAAAAgtacacaaataacataaaagtAGAAAGAGGGATATTTAATGGACATTTAATATTCTTGTAGAATTGctgaatatttacagtattttttaatttaaaaatggtTCCATTGGTGGAGTAACAACAGAAATGTAAGTTTTGGTAATGCCCCACTGAAACCTTTctaagttgtgtttttatctctaGGTCAGACCTTGATAACTGGTGAGGCTCCTCTTCCAGTGTCCAACCAGCAAGACGTGCAGTTGAAGTTCTTGCTCAGTGGCCTACTGCCTGCTGGCCTGCCACTGCCACCATTTGCCATCTGCATGTATCCATCTCTTACCACCAAAAACATCAATCAACCAACCCCTGCTGGCTGTTGGTAGTTAATAATGCAATATACAAtcactctcacatacacacacacacatatacacacacacgcacacacagacaaaatacaaagctcACTTAACAGCAAGGCAATACCACTGGCACTATATGTTTCACATTATGTTCTAGGTAAACGACTGTTCTCGATCCAGAAGAGAAAGTACTGTGGCCTGAAGTATTCTGATTAACAGATAGCAGATTGTATGGAACACTTGTGTAAGGATCATTAGCAAAGTCCGGACTAATGTCTGATTTCAAGCGGAGATATTCCCAAGCACTCTTATTCCAACATAACTGTGGTGACTGAGCTACTTATGACTTAGACCACCaagtctaaactccatctatggtcttctcattagcacaggtagtcttgcttttaatttgacaagtttacattatttatttctaattgacattgtgggtgtatgtgatgtgctgttgtgtgtagctttgtattttgtatggtgtgttctgtgtggcttgttttttttttttttttttgctttgtacagtttgttgctgtgctgttgtatgttttgattgtgggggacttcGAGCTAACcccagtgcagtgcatctttaatgtttaaaactgcacactgtcccaatcaataaatcaaatctacaAAGAATCTACACCCATTCAGTTCAGCTACTTAGAAACAGCAGTTAAAtttagtttctgtgttttcacaaaAACCCAAAgctgtttcttttattcttcACAATTGCTGTTTTAGGAATCCAGTTGCATCAGTGCAGCAGTTCATAgataaaaccaacaataaacagaCTGTCATGAATGGCCCTGACAACACAGGTCTGGATCTGGACCGAATAACAATTTAATGCGGACTTTTGAGTGACACATCACTATCACGTCACCTCAGCTGTCATCATTCAGGTGCCCACTACCTGCCACAGTTAGTAAGGGTGTTGTTGAATGTAGGAGCTACACTTGACAATTGAAAATGGCTTGttcaacagtgaaaaatgtgcatttaaggATGACTGGACGAAGGAATATGTGTTAATTTTGCCCGAGGGGAAGTTGGAGACCATTGTGCTTGATTTGCAATGAAACAGTGGCCATAATGAAGAGCGGGAATGCAAAATGCCACTATGACATCAAACATGCCTGTTTTAAACAAACCTATCCCAAAAACACTGAGGTaagaaccacaaaactgaaTCAGTTGTAGTCATGATATCAAGTCTCCGACAGAACaattataaaatcaaacaatttcAACAATGATTGCACTGAAGAACTCATTAATGAACACTTACACCAGTGTCTCCACCTGGCTATTGTACCTTTTATGCTCAAGTTTAAAGACATTATTACATGGtgaaatatcatcatgtaatgCACCCTTATTGGACCTTTGATGCGGTGGAATTGAACCACAACAACATGCAGCAGATTCAGCTTCATTAGATATGATGAGGTGAAGTTCTATTAGGTTCTCACACCACAGAAGAGTGAAAAAGCTCTCATTGGCCAACTGGTTGCCTCTTGATTTTTAACACACTGCATTCTGTAGGTCTGAACATTTTGCTAGCATGGCAGCACATTGTTGTAGAATCCTTCAACATTATCAAATAAATTCCTATAACAATCTTGTTTGTAATCCACTAATCACCTGTTCTTTTTCCATTATTTCAAATTAGTTAATCACAACAGCTCAAAGTTTTGCTCAGTGTGCAGTTTTAGTGCATGGAACACTTCATGATATTggcatgtttatttttagactGCTTTTTGAATTGGATTCACCCtttgttaccatggaaaccaCCTGTGCATCTATCAAACCTCTCTAACTCAGACCTACGTGAAGCAGCGGTTAAAGAAACTTCATTCACTTAAACGGtaggaaaaaacaaacttcatttAGCTGTTTGTCACTTGTAGTTGATGGTCTAAGAAAACAATCAAGAAAACTTAAATCAAGACAAACAAACTTTGTGTGATCGCTAGAGCTTGACTGGCAACCACTGTTAGTTTACTAGGAGTTTGGTTATCAGAGTTACACTGTAAAACTTATTTGGTATTTAGTGAGATCAACTGATTTGAAAAACTGCTGTGGatgtcaagatttttttttgtcaatctAATGTTTCCACAGTGAAAAATGAACAGTCacactcaaaacaaaaatatacatttatttattcatgtgggCATTTCATCTTATATAACTGCCTCAGGCTCAAGGTAGTCTAGTCAaaaaatttacttttttgtcCATTGGCCAAATGCTTAgggaatgttcaaattttactaGCCACTCAATAAGTTAgattaccagcatttggctggtgactgatgctaattttgtgccctgtgTAAGATTTTTAGTATGTCTGAAACCTTAGTATCAAAGCAATAGTACATAAAATGCATACTATTTCCAGGGAAATATTACAGTGTGCAAGCACTAGACACTATGCTGGCATAAATATGCAATACAGTAgtgacaatgacaacaacataaCAGACAATGGCGGAAAGCAACTAAGACAGCTCTGGCATAACGTCAATAATGCTTTGCTAggtgtaatatattttttaatttagttcaGACTTTATGGTTGGCTACCATGGTTATGAAGTGATGTGATAATTATGGCTCAGTGCATCTGGAAAGATACATACTACTGTTTGTTCACATAAAAGTATGTTTAATGATAGTACACATATTGGGTATGTAGTGCATAGTATGCGATTTCGGACACAATgttattgtctttatttgacCTACTGTCTTTATTTTACAATGTCAGAGTTGATTCACGGATGGAGGAATATCAGGTAGAAGAAAAGAGTAACAGCATCAGCAAAATGAGTTCATCGCCAGAGGTAGGTGATTGTTACTTTAAAGCCGCTACATGTAGAGTTAGAAAGTTTCTTTGGTGGTAATGTGTAAATTAGTTGCCAGGAAAAATGTGTAGGGATGCACTGATTGCATTTTTcttggttgatttttttttagtttgataTAATTAACagcctacaaaaaaaaaaaaaaaaaattaattaattaatttaaaaaatgtatatcttCTTTAATAAACAACATAATGGTTTGCATATACAACACCAAACAGATTAAACAATTTCtccaaattaaaacaaaataaagtgcaGAAAGTTACAGAACTTATGACACTTTTTTCTACTATGTAAAATTCCCACACAGCAGAAAATCTGTTTCTGAACGTTTTTTTACAAGTATGCAAGTGCAAAAGAATAGTTAATATGGAAACTCATCTcattaaatacaatacaaaacacaatgtGAAACACTGGACAGAGTGAAAAAACTTTCTGCTTTCGTTGAAGACCTCTTAATattatgttaaaatgttctctGATGAAAAAGGGGGATTCCCCAGAGTTTGGTGAAGCTCTCTGGGATATTCCCATTTTCATTCAAGATTATGTAAAAAGGTCAACTGACCTGTTCTCTTTGGCAGACGGGTGCAGAGAAGGTGGCAAactctgtcctcctcccctGCAAGAACACCTCATCAGGCTGTGAAGTCACCCTGCCTCACACTGACAAGACGGAGCACGAAGAGCTGTGTGATTTCCGGCAGTACCCCTGCCCCTGCCCCAGAGCCTTCTGCAGTTGGCAGGGCTCTCTGGACACTGTCTTGCCTCACCTGATGGATCAGCATAAGTCCATCATCATGACACAGGTCAGGCTGCCACTGTGGCCCCTTCCCCATCTCTCCACGTACCAGAAATGAGTTGCCATACTGCTTATTTTGAAAAaaggtgttttgtgttttgggtGATAAATAATCCTTCAGGGTAAAGTCTTACTTAATGTCCTGTCCCCTGGGCAGGgtcagaaacaaaacagacttCACACAACCATGCCTCTGACTCCACTAAACCTATAAATGATGTTACATTTTGAATAATTCCAAAAATGGAAATGTCAACTCTATTTAGATACTGCATATGTTGTCATCTACCCTGCCATAATGAGACATGATTTCTGCTCATAGTTCAGATACTCTGATAGTTCCACAGACTgattatgtttcttttataaaTGCACGATGTTATATTACAGATTACATTATGtatgttttagtcattttactCTGACTTGGATATGAATTGTCACGAGCACAATCTACTGTTTGCTCCAGCTTTAGGGTTCTGTTTTTTGTCCCGTCTTAATTTGCCTTTTCAGGATGTCAACAcccaaaaacttaaaaatacttCTGCTATCATTTGCCATTTCCAAAGTTCAATAACAGCATCTTAGTCTGCAGAAATTACTCTGtgcttcattttaatttatcaCTACATGACAAGAATGAGGAAACATCAGCGTGATCATAATTCTTCACTAAATTATATCCACCACCACACTACATCTACCAACAATCCCACTCCTGCACATGATATTCTGTTTATACAAGGCAACTGTTGCCTCCTGCATTCTCACCATCCTAAATATTATGTGACCCTGCATACATCACAACAGTTGGTATTTTCCATCAGTCTCATGCAGACTCATCAACATCACCATATTTACAAACTGTTGATATAGGGTAAAAACAACTAGATTAAAATGAGTCATTCTCTAAAAGTATACAAGTAAGCAGTGTTAGGTTTTTGGAAATGCCATGCATGCTCTAGGCAAGGCAGTGTAGGAAACGGTTCTAAAACACTTCCTATTATATTGAAGCTTCAAGAAATTATGACTAAAGCTGTTCAGTCTGTCTATCTTTCTCCAGGGGGAGGACATCCCCTTCAAGGCCACATATATTAACCGGCCAGGTCAGTTCAACTGGCTAATGATGCAATCGTGCTTTGGCTTCGACTTCTTGATGGTCCTGGAGAAGCGAGAAAGGTACAATGGCCACTACCAGTTCTTTGCCATTGTGCAGCTCATTGGGACTCGCAAGCAAGCCGAGAACTTTGTTTACCGGCTGGAGCTGAACGGGCACAAGCACCGCCTGACCTGGGAGGCCAGGCCGTGCTCTATGGACGAGGACATCACCACAGACATCATGAACAGTGACTGCCTAGTGTTTGACACATCTGTCGCACAACTTTTCACTGAGAACAACAACCTGGACATGAACCTAACCATATTCAAAGGCGtatcataaatataaaacaacaattacAATTCCCTAAAAggctttttttatatttactgGTTTGTCACCTACACCCTTATATTAGTTATATTCAAGAATAAAGccaataattcatttttattatgattCTTATGAATGTacatatgaatgtatgtgtgaagtgtttttaaaaaaaattacattttatgccCATTTTTCATAATCACAAGGTTATATATCCATACTCAGACTGGCAGAAATATAAATACTcagaaaaaatgacattattttattttgaatacCACATATTTTATGTGTCATGGGTACAACTCAAAATTTGTTGAAGATTTTTTACAAAAACTTACTGCCTTACActgaaaaaagtgcaaaaatctatgaaaatatctttcacttcatcctttgagattttgtttttgtctctctgagTCAACAAAACAAAGTTATTGTATTCTAATATAAAATACTGTTCTGCTGTATGACAATATTTTGTTACCCTGAATGACATGGATCTGCATTACTCTTTTGTCTATGCTGTGCAGTTCTCTCCTTATTAGACAATAACATCTACATTATGAAGTTAATGTGCCTTGAAATACCTTAAAATGCCATACAAtagtttaaaatgataatattcAGTATTCATACAACAAGTACATATGAATTGCATGATTAAATGTTGCAAACTAGTGAAAACATGGGAAAACAAAGCTACAGTCAGTCAGCATAACAGGTGACATTGTGgtataaaatgaaacttttgtTGTGCTAAAGGACAAAAGCATGATACTGAAGGACGGAATTCAtacataaattatattatatttaacagCCATTTCCTTGGACACCTATATAAAGGTATGACCTTGACCTATAAACATTATCCTTACTCTTCATATTTAATATAGCTTTTTATagaataataacattaaaagtatgCTTTCTGTGTTGAAGGACATGTCTTTGTTGCAAAGGTTACTAGAATGTGAAAAGGTGAAATCATTAAATATTTCAGAGATTTACTCACCTCATCACATTGATAGAGGGTGTTCAATGGGTCTTCTTTGTAATGTCACACACTGTCACATGATTACCATGATGTGATATGCATTAAAatggcttttttaaaaaacctttgTTATACTGAATGACATTGATAAAGTGCAAAAGTCCGGACAAAAGTTATTCaagtttttaaatatcttttaaatacagtatgtcattcattattttgtacATTGTTACAAACACTAACACAATTATGCCATGggtgttcatttcatttcatcatccACCCAAGGCTAAAGACTGTGCGTCGGATGTTCTTTAAATGGTTGACTGTCATTGATAGTTCATTGATAgttgatctttttttcttgtatgaGAGAGAAGAACTctggtatgtgtgtatgtgtgtgt is a window of Thunnus thynnus chromosome 8, fThuThy2.1, whole genome shotgun sequence DNA encoding:
- the LOC137188473 gene encoding E3 ubiquitin-protein ligase Siah1-like encodes the protein MEEYQVEEKSNSISKMSSSPETGAEKVANSVLLPCKNTSSGCEVTLPHTDKTEHEELCDFRQYPCPCPRAFCSWQGSLDTVLPHLMDQHKSIIMTQGEDIPFKATYINRPGQFNWLMMQSCFGFDFLMVLEKRERYNGHYQFFAIVQLIGTRKQAENFVYRLELNGHKHRLTWEARPCSMDEDITTDIMNSDCLVFDTSVAQLFTENNNLDMNLTIFKGVS